In Leptospira venezuelensis, the DNA window ATGGATTCAGATTCACTGATGTAAAATTATATCCCACAACCGACTGGGGTCAAAAGCCTGTAATGACCGCTAAAGAGCTGGGGATCTCCTATAATCTTCCAGTTATCATCTTCGGTAGATTGAAAATTTCTAAAATTTCCATCCACGGATTGGAGTTGGACCTTAAGCAAAAAGGAAACCTTTGGAATATCTCCTCCGTTCTTCCTCCTAGCAAAAAAGAAGAAGCCCCCGCCGAAAAATCAGAACCTCTTACTGAGATCAGGACTTATTTCCCAGTCAGCGCATTCTTAGAATTAGATCTGAAAGACATCAATGTTCGAGTAAATTCAGAAAACGGATCCAAATCGTACTCCGCCGGGTTAGAAGGGTTGGAGCTTGGATTTCTTTTGGATACGAATCGTTTTACTCGGATTCCATTTGATCTGAAAGTTTTAGATCTGATAGATGAGTTCAAAGTAAAATTGAATCCGGAGAATCAGATCAAACTTAGATTCCAAGATTCTTCCGGAGGACTGGATCATCCGTTTAGATGTACATTAATTTGGGAAAGGGTAGAAGGTTCCAAATCCGGGTTCCATTCCAAGCTCGATCTTGGCTCAGAAAAAATACCGATCCGAATTGCAAATAGAGTCAGCGCACCTTTCGGCTTTTCTTTAAAATACGATTTAGATGTTTCTCCGGAGAAGAAGGAACTACTACTTAGAAATTTAGAATGGAAAGTTGGAGAAGACACCTGGTTAGAAGGTAGCGGAAAAATTTCAGACTTTGCCGCAGATTCAGGAAACGTAAATCTTGCGATTCAAAAGTCGCGTATACGCCTCACACCTTTATCAGATTTTTTGCATAGTCTTGGATTCAACTCCTTCTCCATGAGTGGAGAAGCAAGTCTTGCTCCCATTTTGGCGGAAGGTGGCTGGAACAATCTTAGAGTCCTAGGAGAAGTCCGCGGAAATTCACTAGATTTTAAAGTGGGGAAGAAGAGACATTCAATCCCAGTATTCAATATGGATTGGGATATTCGGATCGATCCACAGAGTGAAAAAGATCCGGGATCCAAGATTCCGCTCCCTTGGATGAGATCTTTTTCATTCAAAAATTTGAAAGTAATCTATAATGAAATTCTGTTGGAGGGAAATTTAAATTATTCTCAAGCAGAAGGACCGAATCTGAATTTGAAATTAGACAATTTTGGACTTGGAGATTATCTAACTGGATACTCCGGAAAATTTTCTGCGGAGCTTACCGCCTTTGGAAAAGATTTTTCCGGGTTGGATACAGGTTTAAAATTAAGAGCAAGAGGTTTTAGATTTCCATTAGGCAGAGGGAACTCCGGAAATATAAATTTGGAGGGAGGTCTAAAAGCACTATTCCTTTTCCCTAAAAAAGCATGGGGCCTTGAGGAAATATTAGTATCTAATCTGAACCTACAAGCCTTCTCCCCTGAAGGAAACTCCGCTGCAAAATTAAATACAGGTGGAAGGATCGGACTTGGAGAACCATTCGTATTAGATCTGAAGAAAGCGGGACTCGATCTAGATTTAGAACATCTTGTCCCTCTTCTTCCTTTATCACTCCGAGAAACATTGATCCCTGTCAGAAACCAAGTAGGCAAAAAGATCGGACTGGATGGGGATTTTTATTATTCACTCGGAAAACAAGGACAGAATATCCAGGGAAGTCTTGGTGTAGATCTTCCTGGAATGAATTTACGAGATGGAAAACTTTCTTTAGATCTAAAGATGATAGGAAGTCCAAGCTCCAAGATAAAAATTGATAAACTTGAATTAACTGCATTTTCAAAAAAATTATATTTGGGACTAAGTGGAGAATTGGCCAGGGCTTCTAAAAACGGTCCTCTTCCGTCTATGGGAGATTATATTCCAAGCTTGAACGGAGAATTAAAACTTCTTTCCCCTAAAGAAAGTGGCCTTATTAGAGGATTATTTTTTCAGGGAGAGGCCGGGGCCAAATTCAACTGGTACGGAAGTATTGTTCAAGGAAATCTAATATCTAAAAATTCTAATATACTTGTGCAAAGTGGAGTTTGTCCCGGATACGATTGCAAACTGTATCGAATAGACGGGTGGAACGCAGATGTTCCTTTTGCCCATGATCTTTCTGTCAAAGAGACCAAAAATCTAATCGAAGGAAATAAAAGAAAATTCGTGATGAATTACGGTAGGACTCCCGCTCCGAATTTTACGATCCGACAGATCATAGGAAATCATCCTTCCTTAAAAGGGACTCCTTTCGAATACAGTCGGCCCAAGGCGGATGTTCCAGGGCTTTCGGCTAACTTAGAATATTCAGAAAATTATTTACGAATGGATTATCTCAAAGTATATACTCTGGATGGGGAAATTTGGGGCAAAGATATGATCGTTAACGTTGGTTCTGGAGATCCTGAAAAAATGGAGTATTCAGTTTCTCTGAGAGTCAAGGATATAGATCTAAAACAATTACTTCCTGCTAAAACTCAGCCCAAAATTGACGATGGAAAGGTAAAGGCGGATCTGAATCTTTGGGGAAGGAATCTGGGAGATCCTGTCCCAAATTTAAATTTGTTCTTTAGTATCTATCAGATCGGAAACGATTTCGGAAAAAGTGCGATCAATATTTTTGCACCTTCTAATATCCTCACTGATTTTATTTACGGAAGTTATGCAGTAGATAAGATAGAATTGGAATTGTCTAAAGGATTGGTTTACGCGGTGATCCTATTCAAACGTTCTATTTTAGGAACTATCATCCAGTTGGAGAATAACCAGGTATCCCAACAGAGAATGCCTTTGGCAAACTTTCTCAAACGTGCCCAAAACGAGATCGAAACTTTCAACCAGTAGAACTTATGAAGAATATTCTCAAATCCTATATTATTCTTTTTGTATCCTTTCCCTTGTTTGTATATTGCCCCATAAAGGCTCCTCCTATCACGTTCACCCAGACACAAACTGCGGCGGAAAAACAAATGTTGGGAGAGGATCGAAATCTTGAAAAAGATGGCTGGCTTATAGCCTCTATCAAAACTTCTTCTTCAGGCTCCGAGATCTGGGAAAGAGATCTGATCAAGGAAGAATTTGGAAATACTTCTGATAATCAATTCTATATGGCGCTTCGTATCCTGGCTTATTTAGCGAGAGAACTGAGAGAATATAGAAGTCTTGGAGTTTTGGCCGAAGGGTTAGATGGAAAAGTCAGATGGAATCCTAAGATCAAGGAAGCGGGCGCGGAGAAAATTTTCCAAGATCAAAAACGAAAATCTCGAATAGATGATCTAATTAAGCTCACGAATGAAAATAGAGATATCGTAATTAAAGAAAAGTTAAAGAAGGCATTCTCGGATCCAAATCGTTTAATTGCTGAAAAAGAGAAGGCCATAATCAAAGAAAGTATCCAAACAACTTGGCTTCGTTCAGCGGATATAGGGGAATATTACGAGGCTTCTGCTGGTAATTGGAAAAAGAAGGAATAGTTTTTGATGAAACGCGGGGTTCTATTCTTCTCTCTATTTCTATTTTGTAATTGTCTCGTTTTTATGCCGGCCCAAAGAGTAAGGCCTATCGAATTCGACTATGGTCCCATCTCTAAAAACTATTTTAATCCTGAAAATGACAAACCATTTCCTTTAACTGTACAAAGAGGAAATAACCTATATAACTCCACCACCAAGGATGGAAGATATCTTTTTTATACTACGGGACAAAAAGGAAATTATGATATTTGGTTTAGAGATCTTAAGAGTTCCATTGTAGTTCCTATTACGGAGCATCCTTCTTCAGAATATAAACCTGCGATCAGTCCAGATGGTAAAAAGTTAGCATTTGTATCGGAGCAATATGATACAGCAGGAGATATAGTTCTTTTAGAAATAGAACCTGAAGTCTGGGCAAAGAAGATATTAGAAGGAAAACGATTTCTAAACGATGACTTCGAGTTTATTACGAATCTAGAATATTCTGATATTTCTAAGTCCGATAAATTTTCAGATTCGGATCCCATTTGGGGAAAGGACAGTAGAGTGCTATTGTTTTCCTCGGATAGATTAACTCCAGGAACTCCAAACTTGATCTTATGGGATACAGAAGGAAAAGAAAAACCTGTCTTACTTACAAGGTCCGGAGCAGTAAATCCGTATTGGTCCCAAGATGGAAACACAATTGTTTATCTATCTTATTCGGATTCCAGAGAAGGTGAGATCTATTCTCTGGATCTAACGACCAGAAAAACAAAAAGACTGACAAATGATTCTTACTTAGATTTTTCTCCAAGCTTATCTCCTGATGGTAGATATTTATTTTATACTTCCATTCGTTCCGATTCCGATGGAAATCGAAAATTAGACGAGAGAGATAATAGCTTAATTATTCGGTTGGATCTTTCTGATATGAAAGAGAGAAGGCTAACATCCGGGAATTTTTCCTTATTTGATACGAAATATTCCTCTTTTAATGGAGGAAGTATTTTATTCACCGCATCATATTACGGAACCTTAAATATTTATTTTCTTCCTTTAAGCGGATCTATTCCTAAGGCTTCTAATATTTCGGCACAATTCGAGCTGGCTAAAGAATACGGCAAGAAACAGTCATTAGATGATTATTTATTAGCGTTGGATTCCTTAGAATTATATTATAAAGAAGATCCTCTTTATCCGGTTTTTAAAGCGAAAGTCCTAAACGAAAAATATTCAATCTATAAGAAATCTGGTAAAACCTCAGAGATCAAAAAAGAGATGAATGCGTCTCGTTTGGATCCTAAATGGGGATTCGCCTATGTATTCTATTTGGAATCGGAAAACAAAGGGATCCCGGAGATCAAAGAATATTTTTCTAATATTCGAAACCATGCGGATACACAAGTGGCAGGCGCAATCTTAGAAGAGATCGGAAATTTGGAAGAGAGATCAGGCAAGATAGATGCCTCACTGAACTCGAAGCAGGAATTAGTGGCTCGATTTCCGGGATATTATAATATTCATGAAATTTTAAGAAATATTGGAGCTCTTCAGCTTAAGGAAGCAAAGAGGAAGGATTGGGCTATTCCTTCTACACTTCTGCAAGCTGCAAATGAATCGGAATCTAAAACGATAGAACTCAGGAATTTATACGGCCTTTTTGAGGAGCAGATTTTTGTTGGAAAATCGGATTCTGAAAAAATTTCTCTCTCTGAAAAAATAGAATTATCAAATAAGATAAAAGAACTCTCTCCTGTATTGTATAGATTTTTAATGTATACGAAGGCGTCTGGGCTTTCTGGACAAGGAGCATATGTTGAAAGTAATTCTATACTGGAGCCCTTATTAAAAGATATCACTCCTAAGGACCCACTCTTTCTTAGAATCCATCTATTAAGGTCTTCTAATTTTAAAGGACTGGGAAGTGTTCGCTATTCTCTAGAATCTCTTCGCACATTTTTGGAAAATTACGATCATGATTCAGGAGTGGAAATCTCTGATAAGGAAATGGAAAGATTCTTTATCTATTTTGAGAATTTAGCCCGGAATTACGAGAACAGGTCTGACTTTTTCCAAGCTTCTCTCCACTATTTCTATAATACTGAAAATATGTTCTTAGCAAAGAGTAAAAGCCTCTTTCAGGATACAGTGTATAAGGATTACGCCATCTATTATCAAAAATTGATGGTAGATACTTCTTTTAAATTAGCGAGATCTGTAAGTGAAAAGAATGCCTCAGGCATTTTAGGAAATTTGAATCCTATTGAATTTGATCCATTAGATAAAAAAGAGGGACTCGTTTATATAGATCAATATTTCGAAAAAGAAAAGATTTTGCCTCGGGCTCGGGCCTTCTTGGATCTAGCCACACTTTATGGATATGCGTATTATCTAATTAATCGTTCCGTAATTCGCGAAACATTTTATTATAATTCCGGTACAATGGATCGGATTAAGAAAGAAGCAGCTCTTAGAGATTTTAAACAAGCAGAGTATGAGCTTAGATGGATCATATTTGCAGAACCTACCTATCATGATGCTTATCAACTTTTAGGTTGGTTATACCAATATGTTGACATTATGAAGTCCAGAAAGCCTAACGACAAAGAGCCTGCTGATGAAGATAAATATAAGGATGAATATTCTAAATATTTCCCTGAAAAAAACTTTGAAGAGAATATAGAATTATATAGCCAGATCTTGGAATTATTAGGAGAAAATTTCCATAACAAAAAAGCACTTTCAGATCTGAGATTGAATCTAGGCAATAATTACTTTTTATTGAAGAACTATCCCAAGGCAGATGAACAATATTCATTAGTAGAATCTTATTCTAATTACATAATATCTAAAGCGCAATTTGAAGATTACAGACAGAAGGCCGTCTTCTTATTTAACTCAGCTCGTGCTTCCATGTACATGTCGAAGTATGGGGATGCCGTCAGAAAATTAAAAACTGCATCGGATCTATATTCTAAAAATGAATTCTTACAATTATATTCTGGAACGGATTACGCTAAGAACTTACAAAGTTATAGAGAGAAATTGACGCTTCTTCGGACCCTGACTGGCCTGTCTCATATGGAACTGGGGGAATATGCACAGGCTCTTCCTTATCTGACAGAAGCATTAGAGTTGAATGATCCTTCTAAATTGGTAGATCCGATCAATATCAGAAATGCATTAGCAATTTCTTATCAAAAATTAGGTTATATTTCTAAATCCGAAGAGAATTTGAAAGAAGCAGAGAAGGAAGCTTCTTCTCGCACCACTCTTTGGCTTCCTAAGAAGGTGAGTCCCAAATTTTGGGAATCTGTTTGGGATTCTATTTGGGATATTGTTTTTGACACAGTTCTTCCAGACTCCGTTCGTATTTCCGGTTCAGGTAGATTTCCGGAAGCTATTCCTCCGGTCTTCCAGCCATTATTATCTTCAGGGATAAGAGTGAATAATCTTGTATTAGAACAAAACTATCGCTTAGCCGCAGAAGAAACAAATAAACGATTAGAATATGCGAGTAAAAAAGGTTTGAGAAAGACCTTGGCAGGACAATTGATCCAGTCCCAGTCCTATGCCGATCTAGGATTTTTTCAATATAAAAGAAATGAATTCGAAAAAGCTAAATTAGCATTTTTAGAAGAAAATGAATTTCTCAAGGATTCTGCAAATCTTGTCGGAAAATCGACAAGTAGTTTTAAAAGATATTTAT includes these proteins:
- a CDS encoding LIC_11026 family protein codes for the protein MASEFLQYLKKKKLRLGIIAGVFLFYHLLFNSITGQILFDKIASSVFAGKFEANVRSFSPFYGFRFTDVKLYPTTDWGQKPVMTAKELGISYNLPVIIFGRLKISKISIHGLELDLKQKGNLWNISSVLPPSKKEEAPAEKSEPLTEIRTYFPVSAFLELDLKDINVRVNSENGSKSYSAGLEGLELGFLLDTNRFTRIPFDLKVLDLIDEFKVKLNPENQIKLRFQDSSGGLDHPFRCTLIWERVEGSKSGFHSKLDLGSEKIPIRIANRVSAPFGFSLKYDLDVSPEKKELLLRNLEWKVGEDTWLEGSGKISDFAADSGNVNLAIQKSRIRLTPLSDFLHSLGFNSFSMSGEASLAPILAEGGWNNLRVLGEVRGNSLDFKVGKKRHSIPVFNMDWDIRIDPQSEKDPGSKIPLPWMRSFSFKNLKVIYNEILLEGNLNYSQAEGPNLNLKLDNFGLGDYLTGYSGKFSAELTAFGKDFSGLDTGLKLRARGFRFPLGRGNSGNINLEGGLKALFLFPKKAWGLEEILVSNLNLQAFSPEGNSAAKLNTGGRIGLGEPFVLDLKKAGLDLDLEHLVPLLPLSLRETLIPVRNQVGKKIGLDGDFYYSLGKQGQNIQGSLGVDLPGMNLRDGKLSLDLKMIGSPSSKIKIDKLELTAFSKKLYLGLSGELARASKNGPLPSMGDYIPSLNGELKLLSPKESGLIRGLFFQGEAGAKFNWYGSIVQGNLISKNSNILVQSGVCPGYDCKLYRIDGWNADVPFAHDLSVKETKNLIEGNKRKFVMNYGRTPAPNFTIRQIIGNHPSLKGTPFEYSRPKADVPGLSANLEYSENYLRMDYLKVYTLDGEIWGKDMIVNVGSGDPEKMEYSVSLRVKDIDLKQLLPAKTQPKIDDGKVKADLNLWGRNLGDPVPNLNLFFSIYQIGNDFGKSAINIFAPSNILTDFIYGSYAVDKIELELSKGLVYAVILFKRSILGTIIQLENNQVSQQRMPLANFLKRAQNEIETFNQ
- a CDS encoding DUF1318 domain-containing protein; the encoded protein is MKNILKSYIILFVSFPLFVYCPIKAPPITFTQTQTAAEKQMLGEDRNLEKDGWLIASIKTSSSGSEIWERDLIKEEFGNTSDNQFYMALRILAYLARELREYRSLGVLAEGLDGKVRWNPKIKEAGAEKIFQDQKRKSRIDDLIKLTNENRDIVIKEKLKKAFSDPNRLIAEKEKAIIKESIQTTWLRSADIGEYYEASAGNWKKKE